A stretch of DNA from Francisella uliginis:
TTGATGAGCAAGTAGAAGAATCTTTAGAAGATAGCTCGTTAGAGAGTGAATAAATATATGTCTGAAGTAAACAGTGTTACTATATTAGGAGCTACTGGATCAATTGGAGATAGTACTCTTGCTGTAATTAGAGAGAGTGCTGATTTTGAAGTTTTTGCATTAACCGCGTTTAATAATATTGAAAAATTAGCAAAACTTTGTGAAGAATTTAAACCTAAATATGCAGTAGTACCTGACTTGGATAAAAAGCATCAGCTACAACTGATTATATCAGGTGTTGATATTTTAGTTGGAAACGATGGCCTTGAGAAAGTTTCTAGTTCTTGCGATGTTGATATTGTTATGTCGGCTATAGTTGGGATAGCTGGTCTTAGACCTACTTTTGCAGCTGCTAAGGCTGGTAAAAAAATACTTTTGGCAAATAAAGAATCACTAGTAACAGCGGGTCACTTACTTGTTGATGAGGTGAAAAAGAATAATGCTCAACTTATACCTGTTGATAGTGAGCATAATGCAATCTTCCAATGTATTGATAATAATACAAAAAAATATGCTTCAGATATTAGTCAAATAATTGTGACAGCATCTGGAGGACCTTTTAGAGATAAAAATTTAGATGAGCTTGTTAATGTAACACCTGAGCAAGCATGTGCCCACCCTAACTGGGATATGGGAAGAAAAATCTCCATTGATTCATCGACAATGGTAAATAAAGCATTAGAAGTAATCGAAGCTTATTGGCTTTTTGATGTTGAAATTGATAGAATAGGCGTTTTAATCCATCCGCAGAGTGTGATTCACTCGATGGTAAAGTATGTTGATGGTAGCTATTTGGCTCAATTAGGTGTTCCTGATATGAGAACACCGATTGCAAATGCCTTATATTATCCAACAAGAGGTTTTGTAAATGTTGAGGAGCTTGACTTTACAAAGCAGGAACTAACTTTTAAAAAGGCTTGTCTTGAAAGATTTGAGGCTTTGAAGATTGTATTTGATAACTTACAAAATAAAAATTATGCTGCAAATATAGTTTTTAATGCAGCTAATGAGAAGTTAGTTGAAGCTTTTTTGAATGAGAAAATTAAATATTTAGAAATTATTAGATTAAATAAAGAAGTAACAAAAAAATTGAGTTTTAGGAATCCATGCGATATAGAAGAGGTTTTTGAGATTGATAGAAAAACTCGTGAATATGTGGATTCTATTTTGGGGTAAATTAGAGTGGTTTTTTTTAGAAAGAAGTTTGTATTAGCCTCTCTTCTTATGGGGATTGCATTAAATGGCTTAGCAGATAATAATAGCTTTGTCTTAAATGATGTATCTATAGAGGGCTTGCAAGGTTTACAGAGTCAGGTAGTTAAAAGTCGTATAGGCTATAAAAAGGGTAGCTACATCACACCTGAGGATACAAACCAAATTATTAATAATCTTTATGGAACAGGCTTTTTTAATAGTGTAGATCTTTATCGTAAAGGAAGTAATCTTTTTATTAATGTTAAAGAGCGTCCGATTATTTCTGGTTTTAGTTTCCATGGTAATAAAAAACTTAAAAAAGAAGATTTACAAAAAGTTTTTACTGATGCTGGTATCTATGTTGGTAACGTTTATAACCCCAATACGATGTTTCTTCTTAAGCAATCTCTATTAAATCAATATTCTGCAATGGGGTTGTATGGCGCTAAAATTGAAGAGAACATAAGAAAACTGCCTAACAATAGGATTGAT
This window harbors:
- the dxr gene encoding 1-deoxy-D-xylulose-5-phosphate reductoisomerase, giving the protein MSEVNSVTILGATGSIGDSTLAVIRESADFEVFALTAFNNIEKLAKLCEEFKPKYAVVPDLDKKHQLQLIISGVDILVGNDGLEKVSSSCDVDIVMSAIVGIAGLRPTFAAAKAGKKILLANKESLVTAGHLLVDEVKKNNAQLIPVDSEHNAIFQCIDNNTKKYASDISQIIVTASGGPFRDKNLDELVNVTPEQACAHPNWDMGRKISIDSSTMVNKALEVIEAYWLFDVEIDRIGVLIHPQSVIHSMVKYVDGSYLAQLGVPDMRTPIANALYYPTRGFVNVEELDFTKQELTFKKACLERFEALKIVFDNLQNKNYAANIVFNAANEKLVEAFLNEKIKYLEIIRLNKEVTKKLSFRNPCDIEEVFEIDRKTREYVDSILG